Proteins encoded within one genomic window of Triticum aestivum cultivar Chinese Spring chromosome 2D, IWGSC CS RefSeq v2.1, whole genome shotgun sequence:
- the LOC123054104 gene encoding mechanosensitive ion channel protein 1, mitochondrial, with translation MSGCTAILRRSSQNLMELSIGSKSPGASLRGFNSCARGKVKPGNSIIGQMKAMDRFPPANGVSRAMMPLSAYMGTNWLNTSRPSFNALPGPLGVSSIRRAYSSDTGIKPEVPIVPPTETAEVGTGGTTWMDIFENARNSTIDATTDAGKKVKEMTDAVTPHVQSFLEANPDLEKVVVPLGGTLCGTLLAWFVMPIIFKRLHKYGSQNPISALLGNSVNTNASYSTSLWSALEDPAKYLITFMAFSEMAAVIAPSVSPYFPQALRGAFVLSVVWFLHRWKANFITKAMANQTALVTDRARLSAFNQVSSLGLIALGVMGLAEACGVAVQSILTVGGVGGVATAFAARDVLGNVLNGFSLQFSRPFSVGEYIKAGSIEGTVLEIGLTSTSMMSPEKLPFTVPNSLFSSQIIVNRSRAQWRVSVTKIPIRLEDIEKVPAVAEEIKAMLRSNPKVILETDAPYCYLSRLESSYGELVIGCILQKMRKDELIYAEQDILLGAARIIKSHGVEFGSTTQCC, from the exons ATGTCTGGGTGTACAGCAATCTTGCGTCGGTCATCTCAGAATCTTATGGAGTTATCGATTGGGTCCAAATCTCCTGGCGCTTCTTTGAGGGGGTTCAACAGCTGTGCCAGGGGCAAGGTAAAACCAGGCAATTCAATTATTGGGCAGATGAAAGCAATGGATCGTTTTCCTCCAGCCAATGGTGTGTCAAGGGCTATGATGCCCCTTTCTGCTTATATGGGCACTAATTGGTTGAATACTTCAAGGCCCAGTTTTAATGCATTGCCAGGACCGTTAGGTGTTTCCAGCATCCGCCGTGCATACTCATCAGACACTGGAATTAAGCCTGAAGTCCCAATTGTTCCTCCCACTGAAACTGCTGAGGTTGGTACTGGAGGAACCACTTGGATGGACATTTTTGAAAATGCTCGCAACTCCACCATCGATGCTACGACTGATGCAGGCAAGAAAGTGAAGGAGATGACTGATGCAGTCACACCCCATGTTCAAAGTTTTCTTGAGGCAAATCCAGATCTAGAAAAGGTAGTTGTTCCACTTGGAGGAACATTATGTGGTACCCTTTTGGCCTGGTTTGTCATGCCTATCATCTTCAAGAGGCTTCATAAGTATGGTTCACAGAACCCGATATCAGCACTTTTGGGGAACTCAGTCAACACTAATGCTTCATATAGCACCAGCCTTTGGAGTGCATTGGAGGATCCTGCAAAATACTTGATCACATTTATGGCATTTTCAgagat ggctgcagtgatcgCACCAAGTGTATCACCTTATTTTCCACAAGCTTTGAGGGGTGCATTTGTATTGTCAGTTGTCTGGTTTCTTCATAGGTGGAAAGCAAACTTTATCACTAAAGCTATGGCCAACCAAACTGCCTTAGTTACTGATAGAGCAAGGTTATCAGCTTTTAACCAAGTGTCCTCATTGGGACTGATTGCGCTTGGTGTAATGGGTCTTGCTGAGGCTTGTGGTGTAGCTGTTCAATCAATATTAACTGTTGGTGGTGTGGGAG GTGTTGCTACGGCTTTTGCTGCTAGAGATGTCCTGGGCAACGTGTTGAATGGGTTCTCCTTACAATTTTCTAGGCCATTCTCAGTTGGAGAATAcataaag GCTGGGTCAATAGAAGGCACGGTACTCGAAATAGGACTTACTTCAACTTCGATGATGAGTCCAGAAAAGCTTCCTTTCACAGTACCCAACTCTTTGTTCTCAAGTCAG ATTATAGTGAATAGATCACGAGCTCAGTGGCGGGTAAGTGTGACCAAGATTCCTATAAGACTTGAGGATATTGAGAAGGTTCCTGCTGTAGCAGAGGAGATCAAGGCTATGTTAAGGTCCAACCCAAAAGTTATCTTGGAAACAGATGCTCCTTACTGCTACCTCTCCAGATTGGAAAGTTCATATGGAGAGCTTGTCATAGGGTGCATCCTCCAAAAAATG AGAAAAGACGAGTTGATATATGCAGAACAGGACATTCTTCTAGGAGCTGCCAGGATTATCAAGTCACATGGCGTTGAATTTGGAAGCACCACACAGTGCTGCTGA
- the LOC123055880 gene encoding purine permease 1-like, producing LPVAASYLSRRAHDPSAPVVLTPPRILLAAAGLGLATGADDFLYAYGLSFVPVSTSAILISTQLAFTVFFAFLIVRQRLTALSVNAVALLTVGAVVLGLHVSSDRPAGVSKGQYWLGFLLTLAAAALYGLVPPLIELTYKRAAGRGRVVTYALVMEMQLVMGFFATAFCTVGMIVNNDFQPGERKREDQARRTRWGRRGGTGSPTTKRAAAEPVKSATSRARAEPEGAEVRRVGARRGGPAFSAATVPAAARCARSCAARKARWTAAQELPSSPSQLAGRSRKASASSTRDAAASAEEAPSASLLDLFAKI from the exons ctCCCCGTGGCGGCCTCCTACCTCAGCCGGCGCGCGCACGACCCCAGCGCGCCGGTGGTGCTGACCCCGCCGAGGATACTGCTCGCCGCCGCGGGGCTCGGGCTGGCGACCGGCGCCGACGACTTCCTGTACGCGTACGGGCTGTCGTTCGTGCCCGTGTCCACCTCCGCGATCCTCATCTCCACGCAGCTGgccttcaccgtcttcttcgcGTTCCTGATCGTGCGGCAGCGGCTGACGGCGCTGTCGGTGAACGCGGTGGCGCTGCTCACCGTGGGCGCCGTGGTGCTGGGGCTGCACGTGTCCTCGGACCGCCCCGCCGGGGTGAGCAAGGGGCAGTACTGGCTGGGGTTCCTGCTGACCCTGGCCGCCGCGGCGCTGTACGGGCTGGTGCCGCCGCTGATCGAGCTGACCTACAAGCGGGCCGCGGGCCGCGGGCGCGTGGTGACGTACGCGCTGGTGATGGAGATGCAGCTGGTGATGGGCTTCTTCGCCACTGCTTTCTGCACCGTCGGCATGATCGTCAACAACGATTTCCAA CCCGGCGAGAGGAAGCGAGAGGACCAAGCCCGGCGAACGCGATGGGGTCGTCGGGGAGGAACGGGCTCACCTACGACGAAGCGCGCGGCCGCGGAGCCGGTGAAGAGCGCGACGAGCAGGGCCCGCGCCGAGCCAGAAGGCGCGGAGGTGCGGCGGGTGGGCGCGCGCCGGGGCGGCCCCGCCTTCTCCGCCGCGACGGTCCCCGCGGCGGCGAGGTGCGCGAGGAGCTGCGCTGCGAGGAAGGCGCGCTGGACCGCGGCCCAAGAGCTCCCGTCCTCGCCCTCCCAGCTCGCGGGGAGGAGCAGGAAGGCGAGCGCGAGCAGCACGAGGGACGCGGCGGCGAGCGCCGAGGAGGCCCCGAGCGCGAGCCT TTTAGATCTATTTGCAAAAATCTAG